Proteins encoded together in one Impatiens glandulifera chromosome 1, dImpGla2.1, whole genome shotgun sequence window:
- the LOC124942820 gene encoding golgin IMH1-like encodes MRGRALFPILQARKDNFNPLEKSAKAEEKALKILDEIMEEYISVVTRYVHGANSSGASPFKSSSDEDEIMDLSDDYNIEEDEQVVALLIEMRSFSAEEKCLIAQPEVIEEPTQALISREEEVLKSSILETEASQEKEAEVSQLDVAISEGEPSKDEESEKRKLSEIVHKVCEDVEEEEEEEKSESESEKDELKQSMQVHTNISPIQTAPADSQEISSNEGSSAEGTKLMKSMTALIATLQKNVAEM; translated from the exons ATGAGGGGAAGAGCTCTCTTTCCAATTCTACAGGCCAGAAAAGACAACTTCAACCCTCTAGAGAAGAGTGCTAAAGCTGAAGAGAAAGCCTTAAAAATATTGGATGAGATTATGGAGGAATACATTTCAGTTGTTACCCGTTATGTTCATGGAGCAAATTCCTCAGGAGCTAGTCCTTTTAAAAGCTCTTCAGATGAAGATGAGATCATGGATTTGTCAGATGACTAcaatattgaagaagatgagcaAGTTGTTGCTCTTCTTATTGAAATGAGAAGTTTTTCAGCAGAGGAAAAATGTCTAATAGCTCAACCT GAAGTGATTGAAGAGCCAACTCAAGCTCTTATTTCCCGAGAAGAAGAAGTGTTGAAGTCCTCTATTCTTGAAACAGAGGCATCACAAGAAAAAGAAGCTGAAGTTAGTCAGCTTGATGTTGCCatatctgagggggaaccctcaaaagacgaAGAATCGgagaaga GAAAACTATCCGAAATTGTTCACAAGGTTTGTGAAGAtgtggaggaagaagaagaagaagaaaaatctgAGAGTGAATCAGAGAAGGATGAACTCAAGCAGTCCATGCAAGTTCATACCAACATCAGTCCCATTCAGACTGCTCCAGCAGACTCTCAAGAGATTTCGTCGAATGAAGGATCTTCGGCTGAAGGTACGAAACTTATGAAGTCCATGACTGCATTGATTGCAactcttcagaagaatgtggCAGAAATGTGA